A region of Streptomyces sp. R44 DNA encodes the following proteins:
- a CDS encoding DUF6230 family protein — MNDLLSGARRAAADWNTRMLAQAADGTRRGTRWGRGAFAFVPSALAVGVLGTALAQGALAANFSVTGQPFTLTSNGVQGSGFGAIVNTPAVGRPDGTTTTNTAMARVGFASAGLAGLCGIVHQTIAGVPYSLLLTGGQKVTATPPATFTTDIDASNLYIQATELQAYGPTTLQNAVLGQSADQVSVAGKPLTGALPGGFGLGSAGGEGGSSIALHGLNATAYDAEMAGALVLPDLKIRVVAGTATTC; from the coding sequence GTGAACGACCTGCTCTCCGGTGCCCGCCGCGCCGCCGCCGACTGGAACACCCGGATGCTCGCCCAGGCCGCCGACGGCACCCGCCGCGGCACCCGCTGGGGGCGCGGCGCGTTCGCCTTCGTCCCCTCGGCCCTCGCCGTCGGCGTCCTCGGCACCGCGCTCGCGCAGGGCGCGCTCGCCGCCAACTTCAGCGTCACCGGGCAGCCCTTCACCCTGACCTCCAACGGCGTGCAGGGCAGCGGCTTCGGCGCCATCGTCAACACCCCCGCCGTGGGACGCCCCGACGGCACCACGACCACCAACACCGCCATGGCGCGCGTCGGCTTCGCCAGCGCGGGGCTCGCCGGACTCTGCGGCATCGTCCACCAGACGATCGCCGGCGTCCCGTACTCGCTGCTCCTGACGGGCGGCCAGAAGGTCACGGCGACCCCGCCCGCCACCTTCACCACCGACATCGACGCCTCGAACCTCTACATCCAGGCCACCGAACTCCAGGCGTACGGGCCCACCACCCTCCAAAACGCGGTGCTCGGCCAGTCCGCCGACCAGGTCAGCGTCGCCGGCAAGCCGCTCACCGGCGCCCTGCCCGGCGGCTTCGGACTCGGCTCGGCCGGCGGCGAGGGCGGCAGTTCCATCGCGCTGCACGGACTGAACGCCACCGCGTACGACGCCGAGATGGCCGGCGCGCTCGTGCTGCCCGACCTGAAGATCAGGGTCGTCGCGGGAACGGCGACCACATGCTGA
- a CDS encoding DUF6114 domain-containing protein: MTTDPPPEPNREPTPGRLHRARTAFRRWRRTRPFWAAVWTGLGGFVIFFLPMAPLGKILQVGLGGIAGMAGGVLLMAMALLILLLPGQRHTAGVIAVIAGVASFPLSNLGGLFVGMVLSVLGGSMAFAWLPEKPARRRRPRRTTPSAETPVSLGSGSA, from the coding sequence ATGACCACCGATCCGCCGCCCGAGCCGAACCGAGAGCCCACTCCGGGCAGGCTCCACCGCGCGCGTACCGCCTTCCGCCGCTGGCGCCGCACCCGCCCGTTCTGGGCGGCCGTCTGGACCGGACTCGGCGGCTTCGTCATCTTCTTCCTGCCGATGGCGCCGCTCGGCAAGATCCTCCAGGTCGGCCTCGGAGGCATCGCGGGCATGGCCGGCGGCGTCCTCCTGATGGCGATGGCGCTGCTCATCCTGCTGCTGCCCGGACAGCGCCACACCGCCGGAGTCATCGCGGTGATCGCGGGAGTCGCGTCCTTCCCGCTCTCCAACCTCGGCGGCCTCTTCGTCGGCATGGTCCTCTCGGTCCTCGGGGGTTCCATGGCCTTCGCCTGGCTGCCCGAGAAGCCCGCCAGGCGCCGCCGCCCGCGCCGTACCACCCCGTCCGCCGAGACGCCCGTGTCCCTGGGGAGCGGATCCGCGTGA
- a CDS encoding cholesterol esterase: protein MQHETRGVTRWRRSAFLAVPATAAIAAMATAMVQGALAANLSLTSVPFTLSSKTVAAPQGIGAVMHTIDAGGAKGAAEVGIAKAGLDGICVHATQSVNLPVIGSLGTWSLNISSPAAATPLTSDQLVAGAGLQANKLVLDAQALKAATATLNASDTTPNVIGAAADGSGIKGTGINDGTPGQFGLDATGGRTDIKNLNADANGATIAGAITLPDLAIGIAHGDKTCGA from the coding sequence ATGCAGCACGAGACCAGAGGCGTCACCCGCTGGCGCAGATCGGCGTTCCTCGCCGTTCCCGCGACGGCCGCCATCGCCGCCATGGCCACGGCCATGGTCCAGGGCGCGCTCGCCGCGAACCTCTCGCTCACCAGCGTCCCCTTCACCCTCAGCTCCAAGACGGTCGCCGCGCCCCAGGGCATCGGCGCGGTCATGCACACCATCGACGCCGGCGGGGCCAAGGGCGCCGCCGAGGTCGGCATCGCCAAGGCGGGTCTCGACGGGATCTGCGTCCACGCCACGCAGTCGGTCAACCTCCCGGTGATCGGCAGCCTCGGCACCTGGTCCCTCAACATCTCCTCGCCCGCCGCCGCGACCCCGCTCACCAGCGACCAGCTCGTCGCCGGTGCCGGGCTCCAGGCGAACAAGCTCGTGCTCGACGCGCAGGCCCTCAAGGCCGCCACGGCCACGCTCAACGCGAGCGACACCACCCCGAACGTCATCGGCGCGGCCGCCGACGGCTCCGGGATCAAGGGCACCGGCATCAACGACGGCACCCCGGGCCAGTTCGGCCTGGACGCCACCGGCGGCCGGACCGACATCAAGAACCTCAACGCCGACGCCAACGGCGCCACGATCGCCGGCGCGATCACCCTGCCGGACCTCGCGATCGGGATCGCCCACGGCGACAAGACCTGCGGAGCCTGA
- a CDS encoding TetR family transcriptional regulator encodes MPRFRETVRTLLRERLLDAAYEAVADRGFDKLRMAHLAGAVGVSRQTLYSEFPSKEAVGEALFQRELERCLVGIQQGLDAHRDDLRAAVEAAVGFTLTLAGRNPLVKAMLTSTGEDGLLSYLTTRSAAAFDLATAMADAYVTEAWPTIDPVARELAVDAAVRLTASHIVQAGPSPEESARRIADTVVRVALSTGRETIPG; translated from the coding sequence ATGCCACGGTTCAGGGAGACGGTCCGGACACTGCTGCGCGAGCGGCTGCTCGACGCCGCGTACGAGGCGGTCGCCGACCGCGGCTTCGACAAGCTGCGCATGGCGCACCTGGCAGGCGCGGTCGGCGTCAGCCGGCAGACGCTGTACTCGGAGTTCCCCTCCAAGGAGGCGGTCGGCGAGGCCCTCTTCCAGCGCGAGCTGGAGCGCTGCCTCGTCGGCATCCAGCAGGGCCTGGACGCGCACCGGGACGACCTGCGCGCGGCCGTCGAGGCCGCCGTCGGCTTCACCCTCACGCTGGCCGGCCGGAATCCGCTGGTCAAGGCCATGCTGACCAGCACCGGCGAGGACGGACTCCTCTCGTACCTCACGACCCGGTCCGCCGCCGCCTTCGACCTGGCGACCGCGATGGCCGACGCGTACGTCACGGAGGCCTGGCCCACCATCGATCCGGTGGCGCGCGAACTGGCCGTGGACGCGGCGGTCCGGCTGACCGCCAGTCATATCGTCCAGGCCGGCCCCTCGCCGGAGGAGTCGGCCCGGCGCATCGCGGACACCGTGGTCAGGGTCGCCCTGAGCACCGGCCGGGAGACCATCCCCGGATAA
- the lepB gene encoding signal peptidase I → MNPRRAAGAVLGTGVLLCLLAGVAVTALGVRVDGTSMTPTLHQGDRILVAPGSAGRANRFDVVLLRATGKDTLLVKRVIALPGDRVAIVSTPDEPFQVLLQEGGRGPVRRVVAPQWAAQAHRTGACCGPDGTRSARSELRTVPAGAFFYLGDNPDLSDDSRAYGWGALDRVEGRVGVRAFPVSASPDIGNRPVLEEYRGPGP, encoded by the coding sequence ATGAACCCGCGCCGGGCGGCCGGCGCCGTCCTCGGGACCGGTGTCCTGCTCTGCCTGCTCGCCGGCGTCGCCGTCACGGCCCTCGGTGTCCGGGTCGACGGCACCAGCATGACCCCGACCCTCCACCAGGGCGACCGGATCCTCGTCGCCCCGGGCTCGGCGGGCCGGGCGAACCGGTTCGACGTCGTGCTGCTGCGGGCCACCGGGAAGGACACCCTCCTGGTCAAGCGGGTGATCGCGCTGCCCGGCGACCGGGTCGCGATCGTCTCCACGCCGGACGAGCCCTTCCAGGTCCTCCTCCAGGAGGGCGGCCGGGGGCCCGTACGACGGGTGGTGGCGCCCCAATGGGCGGCGCAGGCCCACCGTACGGGCGCCTGCTGCGGTCCCGACGGCACCCGGTCGGCACGGTCCGAGCTGCGGACCGTGCCCGCGGGGGCGTTCTTCTACCTGGGGGACAACCCCGATCTGTCGGACGACTCGCGGGCGTACGGCTGGGGGGCGCTCGACCGGGTCGAGGGCAGGGTCGGCGTGCGGGCCTTCCCCGTCTCCGCCTCGCCCGACATCGGCAACCGGCCCGTCCTGGAGGAGTACCGCGGGCCGGGTCCCTGA
- a CDS encoding AraC family transcriptional regulator, with protein sequence MNSSVSTHHVRAVLLGAERRGVAPGPLLARAGLPAGLLEEEHRARVPAEQFGQLVRTLWATLDDELIGFGGAPSKVGTFAMMAHVVVHGSRDLREALRRAQTFYSLFPAGPRFRLLEPGAGGAGALDEARMEFDVSGYDDPLHFGAESTVLVAHRFAGWLVRRRIGLRRVEFVHPEPRHAREYALLFGAPCVFGAERTAAVFDRADLDEPVLRDAAALKVFLRRAPVDVLVCADHGSTVTGRVRHLIGRALPAGPVPTPEELADRLSVSPQTLRRQLAAEGTTYQRLRDQVRRDHAIAELTGGRVSIERLSRQLGFSEPSAFHRAFRRWTGETPRSYQTRGQQP encoded by the coding sequence GTGAACTCGTCGGTCAGCACGCATCACGTACGGGCCGTACTGCTCGGCGCCGAGCGGCGCGGAGTGGCTCCCGGTCCGCTCCTCGCCCGCGCCGGACTGCCCGCCGGGCTCCTGGAGGAGGAGCACCGGGCCCGGGTCCCCGCGGAACAGTTCGGACAGCTCGTCAGAACGCTCTGGGCCACCCTCGACGACGAGCTGATCGGCTTCGGCGGCGCGCCCAGCAAGGTCGGGACCTTCGCGATGATGGCCCATGTCGTGGTCCACGGCAGCCGGGACCTGCGCGAGGCGCTCCGGCGTGCGCAGACCTTCTACTCCCTCTTCCCCGCGGGGCCGCGCTTCCGGCTCCTGGAGCCCGGTGCGGGCGGGGCGGGGGCGCTCGACGAGGCGCGGATGGAGTTCGACGTCTCCGGATACGACGACCCCCTCCACTTCGGCGCCGAGTCCACCGTCCTGGTGGCGCACCGCTTCGCCGGCTGGCTCGTCCGGCGCCGGATCGGCCTGCGGCGGGTCGAGTTCGTCCACCCCGAGCCCCGGCACGCGCGCGAGTACGCCCTCCTGTTCGGTGCGCCCTGCGTCTTCGGCGCGGAACGGACGGCGGCCGTCTTCGACCGGGCGGACCTCGACGAACCCGTCCTGCGGGACGCGGCCGCGCTCAAGGTCTTCCTCCGCCGCGCCCCGGTCGACGTCCTGGTCTGCGCCGACCACGGCAGTACGGTGACCGGCCGGGTGCGGCACCTGATCGGCCGGGCGCTGCCCGCCGGGCCGGTGCCGACGCCCGAGGAGCTGGCCGACCGGCTGTCGGTCAGCCCGCAGACCCTGCGGCGCCAACTGGCCGCCGAGGGAACGACGTACCAGCGGCTCCGTGACCAGGTGCGGCGCGACCACGCCATCGCCGAACTGACCGGCGGCCGGGTGTCGATCGAGCGGCTCTCCCGGCAGCTCGGCTTCTCCGAACCCAGCGCCTTCCACCGGGCGTTCAGGCGCTGGACCGGCGAGACGCCCCGGTCCTATCAGACGCGCGGTCAACAACCCTGA